actccactcagtcgaggacgcacctcgcaaaccacagataattatacaaccaaccacattataccacaacaattaccaattaccaattccgatatgatattaatcaacaacaatgatcaaccattaacaatacaatgtaaacaataaccgagtaaggaaaccctatctggaatagcaaccacaagaccgtcacagcagctaataaataatgttcctctacgaatcctcctcctataacacatattcatataattatcacctaatcaacataatacacccaaaacccccaaatctacccaattagggttttaaaaaaactcaacgaaacattataaaaattatacaagaatcttacccttaacgcgacgaactcaacgacgtaaagaacaagacaatccgacgatcttAGCCCTTGAgatttgttaacaacgcgaagaacaatgcaacgtaactcctttttctctctttgaaaggttttagaaagtaaaaaagtgattaaaaagaatgacggaatccttttatactaatcacgcgttattaacgaatttcggctaaaataacccgtaagactcacttactcttACGCTTTTGATTTTAATTGGTGCTAATCGATTTAATTGATGCTAATCGAAGATGGTGTGTGTTCTCttactttgtattcttaagcattaGCCAGATTTGGTTGCTGCAAATAGTTATCATTGGAGTATGGTGTTAATGAGAGAGGGGGTGGGTGATTGGGAGGGGATGAAGGGAGAATGAGATGTgttattttttttgggttttttcatttttctcttggCTGGGGTGAGAAATGAGGAGGGTACATttgaaataaggagaaaaaatACGCGGAATTTAGTAAAATTGTGTGCGGAATTTAGAACGTCCCTAGTATTATTATCACACcacttattattttaaggtcacaCCACTACTTAAAAAGAAGTCTTTACAATTTATCGCACATAATTAAATTCTTCCACAAAAGAAAATATTTTGTCGAAATTTCTGCCACACATGGCTCATTTGTGAGTTAGGCACAATATGCTTTTTATCCGGAGTAACAAAAGATTCAGTAAGTTTTCTGATAGACCGTGTCTCCTTAAATTATTGGGAGACATAACAtggaaaataaaaattaaaatactCTTCTCTCTCATCACGAGAGGTATGATCTCAATAACTTATTAAACCATCTTTCTACAGGTTTTTGCAAATAATTTGGGCGCCCAATTTCCATGCTAATTCCTTTAATTCTTTTCAATCATCATTCAATAACTTGGTGTTTTTACTTAACAACGGAGTACCATTTTTAACTTATTTGGTTTCcttgttttacgttttcattttCAAGTATATATTTGCAACTCCTTTCTCATTTTGAGGGGGCAAGAAATACAAGACAATTACTTCTCCATACTTTATACGATTATTCGTGTGTTATTCCTCTTATGCGGTGTCCATGTGGTTCTTATTCTGCAAGTCTGTAGTACACTGGAGGCGGAGACGTCGTGTAATCCTGGAGGTTGAATGCCATTAAATCCGTGTGTAACAGTATTTGTAGGCATAATCACTTTAGGACAGTGATTTTGTTTACGTCAAACTCCTCAACTTATCTCTTTTATCCCCATCATAAGTTTTATGAATTTCATTTCTACATAAATCGTAATTGtgttactccgtattatttaccTTCTGATATATGAATTGTAATTTTGGTATTAGTCATATATCCTACATTTGAATTTTGAGGAATGTACCTTGCAGTAGCTAGAAATAATATTTTGGGATAGCAAATTCCTATCATTTTGTTTTATACCTATGCTAAGGTCCATATTTAAGAATTTTGGGTAGTAAAGATtgataattttaaccatttttgaGAGATTTGGGGTAGCGAGTGGTACCTTTACTACTAGCCAGTTTTCCCTAACTTGCTCAATCATATGAATTTTGGAGAGTTACGTAACATTGAATTTTAGTACAATCTTGTTTGGCCAATTCTTGGAAAGACCACAAATAAAACGAGCAAAATTTAAAAGTTCCATCCGAAATGTACAAGACATACAAAAATCACCAAGAAACGAACAATAATCCTTGTTATGAGCTCATGCTTAATGTATtttagactttttttttttttttttttcaaatgagtCACCATGGCAATACAATATTGAAAATCGGGAATTCGAACCTAAAACCTTTTATCCAATCTACCTTCTTCTTAACCACAAGTCTAAGACCTCTTCCTTATATCTTCCACTTTCTTTTTGTCAAATGAGCCACACAAGGGCAATACAATATTGAGAATTGGAGATTCGAACTTTTTTGTTTTTACGATATGATATTTTGTACGATATGTTATTCTGTATTAAGTGGCGGAGTAAGGATTCTCCGTTAAGGGGGCGAAAAATTCCAGCAGGGGCGAACTAGTAATGCATTGCCATAAAGTAAACCTcaaaattttttaaaaattttaactaagAAATTCGAAAATTTCCAATATCCACCCTGCTAGCCCCTCTAAATCCGCCACTGTTCTGTACTAATCTTGTTCTTTTGGCCACACAATATGCTTATGTGATATGGGTCATTTGATTCGTTATGGTTAGAGATAATGTACGTATACACTCCCAGCCAATTAAACTTGCCATAACCATTTTCGCAGCCAAAATGTACGTGTATTCCTCATTATTTATGTATACCACTCAAAATCCATCGCCTCGTAATAATTTGAACAAGATTATATTTGGTTTCGtctaaaaaattaaaacaaaagaaaagaatttaaTGATTCTTCATAATAGGATTATTGGCACAAAATGTTGTGATGGGATCCAGTACCTTTGTGCTAGTATTACAAATTGTTGCTTAAAACGACATATCCATTGTAATAGTAAAACAATCTGAATAGGTGTATATTAATAAGGGTAGTTGTCTAGTAACCAAAAAGTTCAATCTTATTGTTAAAAAGTGAACATTTGAATACGTTTTACCATTAAAACATCTATTATGGTCTTAAGTTATTATCGTCTTAAGCGAGACTATCTGTAATATTGTTGGAATGCCCTACATAAGAGCCGAGGAAGGTCCCCGCAGTCCGCAGACCCCGCATATGGATAATAAGTAGCTTAAACAATCGAAACGTGTAATAGCTGTACTATTTGTGGTAGAATTAATGATATGCCAGGAACGGTGGTCCAGTTAGAGGGGGTTAGCAGGAGTTCTCGTTCCCGTTGAGCGATGAAAATTTCAAatgtttatttaaaatttttaaattttttttcgaTATTTCCTTGCACTATTACCCGTTCGTTTTTGCTAAAATAATTTTTTCCACTTGTTAAATAATTTTTTCCACTCGCTAATTTAAATTCCTGACTCCGCCACTACACACGAGTAATGTCAACATCCAACATCTATTTTAACTACAAACACTTCCTCGATTATCACATGTTTCAGTACTTTGTACAGTAAAATATCCAAGTTAGGACACTCTACAAAACAAATCAAAATTGGTAGCATATTCCTCCCATGTTCAATGCTCATCTATATAAGACGAGGTTCACACATCTTCTTAACTCATCATCcacacatacatacatacattcttaataaaaatacataatttactaataataataattcacatATTAAACTAAAAATATGTTAAACTCCGCCATCCACAGCATAAACAAAGACTACTCGTTTCTATGTTCTGGGTACAAACCCTTCGTAGTAAACGGGGGAAGTGACCGGAATATTGTTAAGCCGAAACATCTGCATGTAGTTTCTAGGGCACAAAAACATTCACAAAAAAGCATTAGGGTAAACGAAGTAGCAGTAAGTAATAATATTGAAGAAGCTGAGAAAGATGGTGTAGTAAGTTTAAAGGCAATAGTAAGTGTAAAACCTACTATTGCAGGTGTTTTCTCAAATCTTGGTCTTACCCGAGGCCTTGATGATATTTCGGATTTACTTGGTAAATCTTTGTTACTCGGACTCGTTAGTGCTCAACTTGACCCAAGTAAGATCCATCGCACCATCATAATTACATCACTTTAATTTACCCTAATTTTTATCGGTTAGTCCACAAAAGTATTTGTCTTAGGGCTTGCCCGTAATCTATGGAATAATCGGGGATAAATTTTATTTGGGTGATAATTATTGGAGAAATTAATTacaagggtaatgagttctttgaTGATAggtttgacatataagagtaatTGATTACTGAGGAatgttttactcccttaatcattaccgGAGGAGGGTGGATAATGTATTGCCCCTCTATGAGGGTAATAGATTCGGGAGGTGAAAAATTTTTCTCATATCAAACATGAAAAATTCACCTCACATATCACTCCCCTATTCATTCCCCCTCTTTTACCTTCAATCTAAGCAAGGCCAATAATAGACTTTTATTTTATCTATATAATAGTTGATCCGTTTTTGTCTTTAAAATGGATCAACCTCTTAAACTAGAATTTGTGAATTTTTATAGGCCACTTTAGTTTTTGGCTCTACTCAGTATACCATGCATATTTATTAGCTAATACTGTATAATTTTCAATGATTTATTTTTTTGCAGTATACAACTGGTTACCTATAAAATATAAAACTTGTTCAATATGGTTGAACTTCGTTATAAACACTAATTAATCGTACTCTTATATAAGCAAGTATCCAAATATggcacacgttagaaaacccAAGTATTAATGGTAAATTGCTACAAATGATGACTTTTGGATAATTTTTCACAATCTATGAGGTATTGTATTCAACTCAATCTCTGGACTCCAATCAACAAAGTATCTTAAAATTTCGACATCAATAAAATCTCCATCAACTTATTTCTTCAAATTTGTTGCATTAGTTACTTAGCTTGATTGTAACAAATTATCAAAATTGCATTTACGATAATATCCTTTTTCAataaatcattttgaaatttgaaagttAAGAGGGAAATCAAAATGACAAGTAATTTACTAAAATAACCTAAGTGAAAGTGAAGATAACTATTATCTAATGACGCTATCTCatttttatttataatataaAGTAGGCTCCATCTTGACTAAAACGAAAAATAAAAGAACGTAGGCTAAGAACTCACCATACTCTTCATGAATGTGACTTAATTAATCCCATGCATAACTATATATTTAAACTTGATAGATAATAAGTCTTGTATGAGGCGAATTCATCTAACGTGATTACATGTGTGCGGACATAATAATGGGAAGAGGTGGGAAAGGAGAAGGCAACAATAAAAGCATATGCACATCGGACGAAGAACGAGGAGGGCGTGGTGAAATATGAGGCGGAATTTGAGGTACCGGCATACTTTGGAGAGGTGGGCGCAGTGGTTATCGAAAATGAACATCACAAAGAGATGTACGTCACCCAAATACTCATCCATGGCTTCATCCTTGGTCCTCTCCGTTTTACTTGTAATTCTTGGGTGCACCCCAAATCTCAATTCCCTCATATGAGGATCTTCTTCCCCAATAAGGTTAActtccttttctcttttattATTAGGCTTCCTCGTACAGTCGTACATAGTGCTTAATATTCTACTTTAAAATGAAATGGGAGGGCGGTAAGATTTGAACTTGTGGGCTGTAGCCTTTTAGTCACATGACTCTGATACCATGTAAAAATgtcatctcaaccaaaagcttgCTTAAACTGATAGTTGGAACCCCGGCCGAGATCGACTTTATATGAAAATTATAACGTTGTTTAATTATACATGTGGTCCATGTATGATGCACCAGTCATACTTACCGTCACAAACTCCAAGCGGATTAAAAAGAATGAGGGACAACGAACTGAAGAATATGAGAGGTGATGGGGAAGGAGAACGCAAGTCCTTTGAAAGAGTATATGACTATGACACTTACAATGACCTCGGAGAACCGGACAAAGATGCTGACTTGGCTAGACCCGTCTTGGGTGGTCCGGACCTTCCTTATCCCAGACGTTGTAGAACTGGCCGTCGTCCTTCAACCGCAGGTACCATATATACCATATTACATACTTTTGCTTTTATATATTCTATCCGTCtcagtgaatggtttcattcttTGTATTTAGTGAGGAGGAAATAAAACAAGCGTAAACTATGATCGACGAAGGAGTATAATTATACATGATTCACCAATATTAAGTTCGCTACTACTTGTAATATCAATTATCACAGATCCTCGGTCAGAAACAAGGAGTGTTTCCGTGTATGTACCAAGAGACGAACAATTTTCGGAAATTAAGGGGACAACATTTTCAGCCAAGACGGTTTACTCCGCCCTACATGCTGTCATACCATCACTCGAGACTTTCATTCTTGATCCTCAGCTTGGCTTTCCACATTTCACCGCTGTCGATTCGCTTTACAATCAAGGAATTAGCCTACCTGCTCTCAAACAACATGGCCTTCTCACTTCTGTTTTGCCTAGACTTGTCAAAGCCATCCATGACATTGAAGAGCATGTTCTTCGATTCGAGCCTCCCGCTATCTTTGATCGTAAGATTCTTATCCTATGTCATCCATAAATAATGCAACTACCTTATGAGAATTTTAACATGTCAGGCTAAGGACCTTTTTTTTTTCGGCTGAAAAAAGTTAAACCGCATGATTTGAAATGAACTAATGAATGAAGTTGAGCTGAATTGAACCCAACTGAATAAAACTACTAACTTGTTTCGATTCGTTATTTTTCAGGGAATAGATTCTCCTGGTTTAGTGACGAGGAGTTTTCGCGTCAAACGCTTGCTGGTCTAAATCCGTATAGCATCAAGTTAGTCACGGTATGATGGCATGATATGTACAACTTTGCACACTAGAATTTGAAATCGCGGTCGACACAAATTATGTTCTTAATAATGAACATCTAGGTATAACCAAGACTAGTTTTGCAGGAATGGCCTCTGAGGAGTAAATTGGATGCGAACATTTACGGTCCCCAAGAATCCGCTATTACAACGGAGTTGGTAGAGAAGGCCATCTTAGGTTACATGACGATGGATGAGGTTAAATCAATCATATACAACCAACTCATATTGATTACTACTCCGACTCAACAGATTCTttacattttattaaaatattcctTACAAATGAATAAAAGCGTAAAGAATCTGTCGAGCCAGAGGGAGTATATTATTTGATTTCTGAGCCAAATTTACATTTTCATTACGTGCAGGCATTGAAACAAAAGAAGTTGTTTATGCTAGACTACCATGATGCATTTTTACCTTATGTAAACAAAGTGAGGGAGCTTAAAGGCACAACTTTGTATGGGTCGCGTACCTTGTTCATCCTTAGCGAAGATCAAACTCTACGACCTCTAGCCATCGAGCTAACACGACCACCAAGCGAGGGAAAACCGCAATGGAAGCAAGTTTTTACTCCCAATTGGGACGCCACGTCATGCTGGCTTTGGAGGCTTGCTAAAGCTCATGTCCTTGCCCATGATGCCGGATACCATCAACTTGTCTCTCACTGGTATAATTAATAATACTGCCTTCATCccggttatttgtttacctttctatactGGGAAACTTGCAACAAATAGGCTGAACATATGCATTATTGCAGGCTAAGAACTCATTGCTGCACAGAACCATACATAATTGCAACAAATAGACAATTGAGTGCAATGCATCCAATCTATAGGCTGTTGCATCCTCACTTTCGGTACACTATGGAAATCAATGCGCTTGCTCGAGAAGCATTGGTTAATGCAGGTGGTATCATTGAGAGCTCCTTTTCATTTGGGAAGTACGCGCTTGAGCTGAGTTCTGTGATCTATGGTTCCGAGTGGAGATTTGATCATGAAGCTTTGCCAGCTGACCTTATTAGCAGGTAAATTGTCTTTCTTGTCTCCGTCCTAACTTTTGAAACTCATTATTTGTACCAAGAGACACTAACTTACCAAATTTGTGTCATGGGAGTAGAGGAATGGCGGTCGAAGATCCAACAGCTCCACATGGACTAAAACTACACATAGAGGACTATCCATTCGCGAATGATGGGCTAGTCCTATGGGACATCCTTAAGCAATGGGTGACAGATTATGTCAATCACTACTACCCTAAATCAAGCCTAGTCGAATCCGACAACGAGCTTCAAGCATGGTGGACGGAGATAAGAACGGTAGGTCATGGCGACAAGAAGGACGAACCATGGTGGCCTAATCTCAAGACCACACAGGACCTTATTCATATCATTACGACCATGATTTGGGTGACTTCGGGCCATCATGCCGCAGTTAATTTCGGACAATATGGTTTCGGAGGGTATTTCCCTAACAGAccaaccttaactagaacaaatATGCCTACAGAAGATCCCACTGATGAAGAATGGAAATTGTTCTCTGAAAAACCAGAGGCAGTACTCCTTAAATGTTTTCCTTCTCAAATACAAGCAACACGGGTTATGACGATATTGGATGTGCTTTCGACTCATTCTCCTGATGAGGAGTATATAGGGGAGAACATGGAACCAGCATTTGAAGAAGAAGGCGCGATTAAGGcggcttttgagaaatttagtgggagactAAAGGAGTTAGAGGGGATTATTGATGAGAGGAACAATAATGAGAAGTTGAAGAACAGGAATGGAGCTGGTGTTGTGCCTTATGAGTTGTTGAAGCCGGTGTCCCCGCCCGGTGTCACTTGTATGGGAGTTCCTAATAGCATCTCCATATGATCGCAAACATATACATACCTgcaagatttaaaaaaaaaaaatacatgcaTACCTGCAATTTTAATTTTGCAGGCAACTTTTTACTTGTGTCATTATAACCTATTGGGTCTATGACTCCTAAGATCATATACGACTATACCCTATGAGACACTTCAAAGACTTAAGAAGGTTAAATTATATTCGTATCATTTACCATGTTCAACAGCCCAAGTACAGTTTTGTCTACCTATTAGGTAAAATCCTGGAATAAACAATCTCCGTCTTTCGAATACGAATGTTTGAACCACAGCCCAGATCTGCCAGGTCACCCATCGCAACAGGCGCCCACACCGCCAGTGGTAGACCGCAGCCTTgccacctaagctccgctcatcgcaacgagcgaacccagatcattgatgtgcacatccccctcGTGACAGGAGCCACAAGGAGCGAACatgggggtgaagaccatctcccgacaatAGCTTCACAATCAATACTATCAATGTCAATAATACCACAATAATTCACACCAATGATAATCACACAATGCCACAACAACTTATAATCAATCATATagaagaactgagtagggaaaccctacatgaCTAGCAAATCCGACAaccaaacaataatcaattagaATTGCTCCTCAACGAAGTCGTCACCTAATAAATATACACAAACAATACTAATATCAAGATCTATCCCCAAAATAACCATTTCCCCTAATCGCCCAGATTAGGGTTTAACTATCCcttaacaacaacaatacaactcGATTAAGGACGATAAAGACATACGACACGATAGGCACGGCCTTACGGACTCCAAACGCTCCACAATCCACCCACACTTGCTTACGAGATGATTAAGATGCTTAAGGAGATGTTTAGAAATGTTTAGGTTTGTAAAATGACGATTATGAACTGATAATATGATTTTATAACCCCTTAATCATCTTAACCAAACCGCGAATAAAACGTCTCCAGACCGGACAATCGATTAAGTACttgaggtactcgaccgagtgtcaccTAACTCGGCTGAGTACACCTAAGGCAGTAGCCTGCCTAAAACGTTTAAGACACCTACTCTATCGAGTCTGACCCACTTGACCGAGTACCCAAGGACCAGAAAAGTGTaatattatagtcttccctccttaaaaataacttcgtctccgaagttcaaacTCATACCTGATAAAAAACATAAACACAACCGACACAACACTAACCAACACCAACTAGTACCCAAATTATAACCAAAAGACAAAATATAACACAAAGGTACTACTAAAACTGACTTCTATTATCCCAAAAACACGCGCGATCCTttcctacccccttaaaagaataaggttacgtcctcgtaactaaGCATACCTGACTAAAAACATGTGGATAACGCTCCCTCATTGCTTCCtccggctcccatgtagcttcttcAACATTATGGTTAGACCATAACACCTTAACCAAGATGGTTTCACCGTTTCTTATCTTGCGCACCTTACGATCCAATATTTTCTTTGGCACTTCAACATAAGTAAGCGCTTCATCGAGCTCAATATTCTCCACCTCAAGCACAtgagatggatcactcacatacttttgAAGTTATGACACATGGAACGCATGATGCACCCAATCAAGAGTTGGTGGCAATGCTAGCCGATAAGCCACTTCACCTatccgatccaaaatctcatatgacCCTATGAATTTCTGGCTCAACTTCCCTCATTTGCAAAACCTCATAATgccacgcataggtgacactttcaaaagaactttgtcGCCCACTTGGATGTAGATCCGTATAACTCTTTTGCCGATCCTGAGTCGCCTTCATATTTTGTCGAATCAAATGTACTTGTTCAATCATATCTTGTACCATCTATGGTCCTAACACCATAACTTCTGCGCTATCATCCCAACAAGATGGACTTCTGCATTTTCTCCCATATAGTGCCTCGAATGGtaccatcccaatactcgtgtgatagcttttgttatatgaaaactcaatcaagtcGAGTCGATCTTCCCAacttccaccaaactccatcactcAAGCTTGTAACATGTCTTCTAAGGTTTTTATGgtcctctcagtttgaccatctgtcgcaggatggaaTGCCATACTCATCTTTAAAGTAGTTCCCATCAGATCCtgtaactcttgccaaaaccgcgATATAAACCTCGTATCTCTATCAGATACAATATCCTTTGGTACCCCATGCAGTCTTACCACATTCTTCTTGTATCCATTAGTGAGCTGaatcttactccaagtatctttcattggaataaaatgagctgactttgtcagaCGATCAACAATCACACAGATCACATTATTACCTTGCTGAGTTCTTGGTAAtcccacaataaagtccatagaaatcgactcccatttccactcaggtaccttaaGTGATCgaatcttaccttgcggtctccgctgctcccctttaactctcgggTAAGTCAAACATCTAGCGACGAACTCAGCTGCCTCTTTCTTCATTCCGGGCCACCAAAATGTCTTTTTCAAGTCCTTATAGAGCATGTCACCTCACGGATGTACCgaatagggagtgcaatgagcctccgtcataaTCAGTTTCTTCAATTCGGTATCATTAggtacacaccacctcccatcgaaTCGGACACTCCTATCTGTATGGATCGAAAATCTCGAAACATTACCCTTCTCTACTCCAatttccactcctgaatcttgggatcaagaatctgtttctaTTTGATGTCATCATAATGTTCGGGTTCTATAGTCAAATCCTTAATGACATCTCCCTTTcgaatcatatggatccccatcttAGTCATTTCATCTTTCAATTTCCTCAATGACATGGCAGTGCATaacgaatgcacactcttcctactaaaggcatctgcaactacattacCGTTCCCCTCATGGTAGATAATCTACATATCATAGTCACCAATCAGCTTCATCCATCTCCTCTGATGCATATT
This sequence is a window from Silene latifolia isolate original U9 population chromosome 8, ASM4854445v1, whole genome shotgun sequence. Protein-coding genes within it:
- the LOC141596611 gene encoding linoleate 13S-lipoxygenase 2-1, chloroplastic-like; protein product: MLNSAIHSINKDYSFLCSGYKPFVVNGGSDRNIVKPKHLHVVSRAQKHSQKSIRVNEVAVSNNIEEAEKDGVVSLKAIVSVKPTIAGVFSNLGLTRGLDDISDLLGKSLLLGLVSAQLDPKVGKEKATIKAYAHRTKNEEGVVKYEAEFEVPAYFGEVGAVVIENEHHKEMYVTQILIHGFILGPLRFTCNSWVHPKSQFPHMRIFFPNKSYLPSQTPSGLKRMRDNELKNMRGDGEGERKSFERVYDYDTYNDLGEPDKDADLARPVLGGPDLPYPRRCRTGRRPSTADPRSETRSVSVYVPRDEQFSEIKGTTFSAKTVYSALHAVIPSLETFILDPQLGFPHFTAVDSLYNQGISLPALKQHGLLTSVLPRLVKAIHDIEEHVLRFEPPAIFDRNRFSWFSDEEFSRQTLAGLNPYSIKLVTEWPLRSKLDANIYGPQESAITTELVEKAILGYMTMDEALKQKKLFMLDYHDAFLPYVNKVRELKGTTLYGSRTLFILSEDQTLRPLAIELTRPPSEGKPQWKQVFTPNWDATSCWLWRLAKAHVLAHDAGYHQLVSHWLRTHCCTEPYIIATNRQLSAMHPIYRLLHPHFRYTMEINALAREALVNAGGIIESSFSFGKYALELSSVIYGSEWRFDHEALPADLISRGMAVEDPTAPHGLKLHIEDYPFANDGLVLWDILKQWVTDYVNHYYPKSSLVESDNELQAWWTEIRTVGHGDKKDEPWWPNLKTTQDLIHIITTMIWVTSGHHAAVNFGQYGFGGYFPNRPTLTRTNMPTEDPTDEEWKLFSEKPEAVLLKCFPSQIQATRVMTILDVLSTHSPDEEYIGENMEPAFEEEGAIKAAFEKFSGRLKELEGIIDERNNNEKLKNRNGAGVVPYELLKPVSPPGVTCMGVPNSISI
- the LOC141594884 gene encoding uncharacterized protein LOC141594884, producing MVQDMIEQVHLIRQNMKATQDRQKSYTDLHPSGRQSSFESVTYAWHYEVLQMREVEPEIHRYVSDPSHVLEVENIELDEALTYVEVPKKILDRKVRKIRNGETILVKVLWSNHNVEEATWEPEEAMRERYPHVFSQV